TCTAGGGCGATTACCAAACGTTTCGTTTTTCGGCCGCCTTCGGTTTCGTAAAACTGGCCAATGTCTTCGAGTACCTCGGCAACACGACCGGTGCGTTCACCAGTGGCCATCATCTGTGCGGCTTCTGGAGGCAAGAAGTCAGCACGGAAGAGAGCTTCGCTTGCGCTGAGTCCATCGATAAGGTTAGACTCCATCTGAGAAAGCAGATCTTTCCAGGCCGGAAGTACGACCGTGTTTCGTGTCAGACGAACCGCTTGCAAAAGAGGCACGCCACCGCCGACCATCGCCGCGATCGTTCGAAAGACGCGACCGGCCGACAGTGGCCGATAGGCGTCGCGAATAAATGGGGCGTAGAGCAACAGATATCCGAAAGCTTTGCGAACGAGCAGATGACGGCGCATAGCGGTAATCGCAACAGTCGCACCGGCAAAGCCTCCAAAGCCGAGCATCCAGTGTTGGCGTCCCAGCTTGCCGAGATCCAACAAAACTTGAGTTGACGGAGGGACCGGTTTGCCAAGCGAGTCGAAGACTTTACCGAATTGCGGTAAGACACCTAAAACTAGCGCCGCCATCACGACCATGGCGGCGGCGATGAGGATCAGCGGATAAATCAATGCGCCTAGGATGCTGGCTCGAATTTCAAGTTCGCCACGCATCCGTTCACAAATGCCCGAAAGTGCCTGCGGTACTTCGCCGGTCGATTCGGCAGCTGCCAAGACCGCTGGAAGTGCTTTGGGAAAATATATTCCGTGGGTCGCCACTGCGGCTGAAAAGGTACTGCCGCTATGGACCGACTCATAAATCGCGTTCAGCGATGTACCCAGCCGATCATCTTTGCAGTTTCGCGAAACGTGCTGCACCGCTTCGGCGATTTCGATACCGTTTTGCGTCATCACAGCGAGTTGGTTCAGTGACATCAAGACGCTGGATGAGGAAACTTTGGTCAGGTGGATTTGTGCATGACCACGTTCGCCTTGTTGTAATGCCGCAGCGACATGAGCCCCAGCACGATTGTGCCCTGCACGGTTGAGGCCCGCACGAGTAGTACCGCGCGAGTGAACGCCGGAACGGTGACCAAATGGGGCCGCATTCGATTTTTCGATTGGTGTCGGTAGTCGCCGCGAGGTTTGACCGAAAGCTGACTTGTCATCGTATGGCTCCACATCGCCGGTCCGAACAAGGTTCGAACCGTCCGCAGGCGAGTGGTCGCTAGGATGGGCAAAAACTTTCATGGTCTTGATGTCGTGATAGTTGGCAGGGATGTCACCAAAACGTGACTAGTCCACAAGGGCGACTCGTCCGACCTCTTCCAGGCTAGTGGTATGCTGTTCTGCCAGTCTCAATCCTTCCGATAGCAGACTTGAACCGGTCCGTGTACTTCGCAACGATTCCAAGTCGGCACCGTTGTTGATGATCGATCGGATAGTGGGAGTGATCTCAAACATTTCGTAGACACCGGTTCGGCCTCGGTAACCGGATTCAAAACATTCTGCACAGCCGCGGCTGCGGGCGAATCCATGACGCGTGTCGCCTTCGTAATGCAATTGGTTCAGTAGCGCGCTTGATGGGTAATAGTTCTCGCGGCAGTTGGGGCAGAGGTTTCGCATCAATCGCTGCGCGACAACACCAACCAAGCTGGCCGCGATCTTGAATTCCTCAACGCCCATATCGATAAGCCGAGTGATCGCGCTGGCGCTATCGTTGGTATGCAAAGTGCTCAGCACAAGGTGCCCGGTCAGGGCCGCTTGGATCGCGGTTTCGGCAGTTTCCCTATCCCGGATTTCCCCGACCATGATGATGTCGGGGTCTTGTCGCAGGATGCTTCGCAATGCCTTGGCAAAGGTCATTCCGGAATCTTTGGCGACCTGAACCTGGTTGATCAATTCAAGTTGGTATTCGACAGGGTCCTCGACTGTAACGACGTTGCGTTCGATCCCTTTGATTAGCTCAATTGCCGAGTACAACGTGGTGGTTTTGCCGCTGCCGGTGGGACCGGTGACGAGCACCAGCCCGTGTGGACGGGCAAGCATACGGCGAAGGCAGACGAGTGAATCGTGTGGGATTCCCAATCGGTTCAGATCAAACGTAACACGCCCTCGATCGAGCACCCGCATGACGACTTTTTCGCCAAGAACTGTGGGTAGCGTACTGACGCGAAGGTCGACATCGCGGCGACTGATGCGGACATGCAACCGACCGTCTTGGGGCTGACGGTGTTCCGCGATATCCAACCGCGCCATGACTTTGATGCGCGAAACGATTGCCGCGTGCATCTCTTTGCGAGGCTTCATGACCTCACGCAATGCACCATCAATTCGGAAGCGAATGCTGGTGAACTTTTGACCGGCTTCGACGTGGATGTCGCTCGCACCTTGGCGAACCGCTTGGATGATCGCGTAGTTGACCAGATTGATCACCGGACTTCCTTCGGCGAGCTGCTGCGTGCCGAGCAAATCCAAGTCGATCGCTTCGGATTCCAGCTCCAACTGCTCGACATCCAAGTCGGCCGTTACCGAATCGACCGCGAAGTCTTCTTCGTAGCATCGCGGAAGCAGACGTTCGATACCGCTTGCAAGCGTCAGCACTGGGCGGATGCGACATCCGCTAACGTCGGTCAACGCATCGATCGCGGATAGGTCTTGTGGATCCGCCATCGCGACAGTCAATTCGTCATGGACCCGCATCAGTGGCAGGACATGAAATCGATCGGCATAGTCACGCGGGATCAGCTGAATTGCAGCGGGATCGATCAGGCCTTCTCGTAGCTTGACGCCTTCGACACCAAGCTGATTTCCCATCACCGGGATCAAGTCGGCTTCGTCGACCAAGCCAAGTTCGGCGACGACTTCACCAAGTCGTTTAAACCGAGTGCGTTTGACTCGGCCAGGTGAGGCAGAATGATCCTGTGCCGCGATCGCTTTGAGGCGTTCTTCTTCACTCGCTTGGTGCGCAAGTGCGGTTTCAAGTTGATCTTCGCGCAGCAAGCCGGCTTCGATCAGGCGTTGCCCAAGTGGCTTATTGTCTTTGATGCTCGTCCAACCTTGTCGCGGCTGGGCGATGCGCACGCCGACGGGATCTGTTGATTTCAGAGGTTCAGCGACGGGATCGTATTGTTGTGAACTGATCATCGTGACATCGTCGGTTAGGCGAAGCTTCCCAAGGCGCTTGTCAGGTCGGGGAACGATTCGATTCGTGAGCCGACACCGGTGATGCGTAACACGTCGGCACACAACTCGCTGACGCCACTAAGTCGCAAGCATCCGCCACGATGGCAGCACCGTTCGCTCAGTTCGACCAGCCATTCCAAGCCAGATCCGTCGATCAACGCGGCTTCGCTAAGGTCAACAACGACCGCCGGTGTGTGGCCCACCATCGTTCCGCTGAACAGTTCATCCAGCGAAATGGTTGTTTCGCCGCGAAGGGGGCCTTCGCTGCGAACGACATAGACCGTTCCATGTTTCTCGATTTTGGACATCGGTTCGGTTCCCATGGCTAGATTCCGCTGCGAGATTGTCCGCCGATGGGCAAACGCATCGTGAACATCGACCCTTCACCGATAGTGCTTTGCAGCTCGATATCGCCACCATGCATTCGGACCACTTCACGGGTGAATGCCAAACCCAGCCCGTTGCCTCGCATGTGGCTATTTTCTGCGTTGGTTCCTCGATAGAACTTTTCGAAGACCTTTTCCTGCTCGTCCGGTTCGATTCCCAGTCCGTTGTCTTGGACATCGATGCGGATACATCCGTCTTGGACTTCGGCGCGGACGTGGATCTCGCCGTTCTCGGGTGTGTATTTGACGGCGTTTCCGATCAAATTCACCAGTGCGGCTTGCAGTTTGTCACGGTCGCCGAGGACGGTTGGCAGCTTGGGTGAAAGTTCGCAAAGTAGGCGTTGCCGTTTTTGTTCCGCCTGGGCACGCATTTGATCCGTCGCGTATTCCACCATCGGTAGTATTTCAAGCTCATGTCGATTGGAAACCATCGACCCGGCTTCCATCTGGCCAACGGTCAGCAGTTGATCAACGAGTCTGCCCAGTCGATGAGACTCCGACACGATGACGTTGCAGAACTCTTTTTGTCGCTCGATTTCCAGTTGCTCTTCGGCCGCGAGTGCTTCGGCGTAGGCTTGCAGGTTGTTCAGTGGGGTGCGCAGCTCATGTGTCGCTGTCATCAGGAACTGGTCGCGAGATTTCGTCGCCAGTTCTTGCTGAGTCACGTCGGATAGAATCCACGCCAAGCCTTCGCCGTCGCCGACACGTCCGTCGAGCCGGCTGCGTGAGATACGCAAGTGAACGCGTTCGCCACCAAGGATGACTTGATGTCGTTCGTGAATCATGCGGATGTTGCTAAGCAGTCGATTCCGTTTGGTATGGACCGAATCATCGCCCGCACGAAGATTCAAAAGATCGAGCAAGTCTCGGCCGCCGTGGTTGGCTTGATCGGACAAGCCGAAAAGGCCACAAGCCGGTGCACTGATAAAGAGCATCCGGCCATCCAAGTCGGTGATAACCCAAGCGGTCGGCAAGCCTCGCATCGCCCTTGCCAACGTGATCGCTTCCTGATCAAGCGTCGCGAGTGTGCGAGTTTCCGAGGGTTCGTGCGAGACTGTTGCTTCACGCAGTAGCTCGTTCCAAGCTTCGGTGATCGGGTCTTCGCCAATCAACGGACGCACCTGTCGCCATGTTTGAGGACGTCCGCCACTACGGCGCAATTCTGATTCGATGGTTCGAAGTGTTCGCACCGACCGAATCGAAAACAATCCACACAGTGAGCATACGGCAACGGTGGCGATCCACATGACCGATGAAAACGAGCGGTCGTCGGGGAATGTTCCCGAAGCGGCGCCACAAGCAAGCGCGCAGCACGCGGCGACAAAAAACAGGATGCCAATCCGTGTCGTGATCAGCGGCTGGGTACGGAACGACGTTGCTGCTGATACCGCTGCCGAAACCGCATTCGGATCCGATGAAGCTTCGAATCCGGTTGATGTGCGAATGGTGCTGACGTCTTGGTGGACTTCACCCATGGATGCTACCGGAGGGTGGAGGAGTCGAGCCGAAATAGCTGCTTGGAAAAGTCATCGACGTAGGGGAGTTCGATGACGAGGGTTGGATGGTCACGCCACGCGATTCGAGACTTCGGACGATCAATTCGCTCAGCTGCCTTGGACTGAATGGCTTGTGCAAAACGGCAACCAAATCAAACTCTTTGCGTAGCTGTTCGCTATCGATTTCAAAGCCTTTGGCCGTACAAAGGACCGCCGGCAAATCGCATAGCTCGGGCATCTTGCGGATCGCACGAAGCAGTTCGATGCCCTCGAGTCGAGGGACCTGATAGTCGGTGACCAGAAAACTGATATCGCCTTGGATCAATCGATCAAGTCCCGTTTGACCATCGGCAACCGCTTCAACCGCAAGCCCCGTTTTTGAAACGGTAAAGCTGAGCACTCGTCGAAAAACAGGATCGTCTTCGATGATTAAAACTATCGGTGGTTGCGTTGATGTGGTCATAGATCAGCCGGTGCAAAGTCGAAGCAGTGGGACAAGAGCTTTGCCTTTGGAGTCAATTGCACGATGGTGTTGAACCTCGTCAGCAACATGAACCCGAAAGCAACATTGCCATGACGCGAATCCTGCGGCGACAGGTATCGCCGCAGGGGCGATCGCGATTACCAGTCGCGTCCGATGTCGCTGCCGCCCGGATCAAG
This genomic interval from Stieleria sp. JC731 contains the following:
- a CDS encoding type II secretion system F family protein encodes the protein MKVFAHPSDHSPADGSNLVRTGDVEPYDDKSAFGQTSRRLPTPIEKSNAAPFGHRSGVHSRGTTRAGLNRAGHNRAGAHVAAALQQGERGHAQIHLTKVSSSSVLMSLNQLAVMTQNGIEIAEAVQHVSRNCKDDRLGTSLNAIYESVHSGSTFSAAVATHGIYFPKALPAVLAAAESTGEVPQALSGICERMRGELEIRASILGALIYPLILIAAAMVVMAALVLGVLPQFGKVFDSLGKPVPPSTQVLLDLGKLGRQHWMLGFGGFAGATVAITAMRRHLLVRKAFGYLLLYAPFIRDAYRPLSAGRVFRTIAAMVGGGVPLLQAVRLTRNTVVLPAWKDLLSQMESNLIDGLSASEALFRADFLPPEAAQMMATGERTGRVAEVLEDIGQFYETEGGRKTKRLVIALEPTIILAMGIVVAGVVMSVMLPLLEVSTVQSY
- a CDS encoding GspE/PulE family protein gives rise to the protein MISSQQYDPVAEPLKSTDPVGVRIAQPRQGWTSIKDNKPLGQRLIEAGLLREDQLETALAHQASEEERLKAIAAQDHSASPGRVKRTRFKRLGEVVAELGLVDEADLIPVMGNQLGVEGVKLREGLIDPAAIQLIPRDYADRFHVLPLMRVHDELTVAMADPQDLSAIDALTDVSGCRIRPVLTLASGIERLLPRCYEEDFAVDSVTADLDVEQLELESEAIDLDLLGTQQLAEGSPVINLVNYAIIQAVRQGASDIHVEAGQKFTSIRFRIDGALREVMKPRKEMHAAIVSRIKVMARLDIAEHRQPQDGRLHVRISRRDVDLRVSTLPTVLGEKVVMRVLDRGRVTFDLNRLGIPHDSLVCLRRMLARPHGLVLVTGPTGSGKTTTLYSAIELIKGIERNVVTVEDPVEYQLELINQVQVAKDSGMTFAKALRSILRQDPDIIMVGEIRDRETAETAIQAALTGHLVLSTLHTNDSASAITRLIDMGVEEFKIAASLVGVVAQRLMRNLCPNCRENYYPSSALLNQLHYEGDTRHGFARSRGCAECFESGYRGRTGVYEMFEITPTIRSIINNGADLESLRSTRTGSSLLSEGLRLAEQHTTSLEEVGRVALVD
- a CDS encoding STAS domain-containing protein — encoded protein: MSKIEKHGTVYVVRSEGPLRGETTISLDELFSGTMVGHTPAVVVDLSEAALIDGSGLEWLVELSERCCHRGGCLRLSGVSELCADVLRITGVGSRIESFPDLTSALGSFA
- a CDS encoding PAS domain-containing sensor histidine kinase produces the protein MGEVHQDVSTIRTSTGFEASSDPNAVSAAVSAATSFRTQPLITTRIGILFFVAACCALACGAASGTFPDDRSFSSVMWIATVAVCSLCGLFSIRSVRTLRTIESELRRSGGRPQTWRQVRPLIGEDPITEAWNELLREATVSHEPSETRTLATLDQEAITLARAMRGLPTAWVITDLDGRMLFISAPACGLFGLSDQANHGGRDLLDLLNLRAGDDSVHTKRNRLLSNIRMIHERHQVILGGERVHLRISRSRLDGRVGDGEGLAWILSDVTQQELATKSRDQFLMTATHELRTPLNNLQAYAEALAAEEQLEIERQKEFCNVIVSESHRLGRLVDQLLTVGQMEAGSMVSNRHELEILPMVEYATDQMRAQAEQKRQRLLCELSPKLPTVLGDRDKLQAALVNLIGNAVKYTPENGEIHVRAEVQDGCIRIDVQDNGLGIEPDEQEKVFEKFYRGTNAENSHMRGNGLGLAFTREVVRMHGGDIELQSTIGEGSMFTMRLPIGGQSRSGI
- a CDS encoding response regulator; this encodes MTTSTQPPIVLIIEDDPVFRRVLSFTVSKTGLAVEAVADGQTGLDRLIQGDISFLVTDYQVPRLEGIELLRAIRKMPELCDLPAVLCTAKGFEIDSEQLRKEFDLVAVLHKPFSPRQLSELIVRSLESRGVTIQPSSSNSPTSMTFPSSYFGSTPPPSGSIHG